DNA from Pseudocitrobacter corydidari:
CCCACGGTCGATAGACTGAATGCCTGCGCGGAAGATTTCAGAGACATACGCCCCTGCATTGAGGGTAATCGCCACAATACAGGAAAGAAACGCGCCGTAGTCCGAGCGCAGCATACGGGCGAAATCAACCGACATGATGCCGCTTGTCACCAGCACGCCGTCGCGCGGGTTAATGAGCAACGGCACCAGCGCGAAGTGCACGACCATAATCTGCACAAACAGGGGCGTACCGCGAAATGCGCTGACGTAAACGCGCACCGGCAACTGCACAAAGTAGCGCAGAATAAAACGCCACGGGCCATGTTCAGCTTTCGCCATCCGCCCGAGGCCCAGTAATAACCCCCACAAGGTGCCCAAAATCACGCAGATAATGGTGCACTTAATGGTCATCCACGCGCCTTCAACAAAGAGCGGCGCATACTCCTGGATGATTTCCCAACGAAATCCGGTCATGACACATCCTGTCCGTTGTTAAAATAAGTATCCGCGTTGTTATTGCGCAGGTAAGACAGGCACATCAGCATCGAACCACTGGGTGTAAATTTTGGCATAGGTGCCATCGGCGACGATTTTCTTCAGGCCCGCGTTGATTTTGCCCAGCAATTCATCGTTCCCTTTGGCGACCGCAATCCCAAAATATTGACGCTGGAATTTATCGTCCTGCACCAGTTTGAAGGCTTTTTCCGGGTGATTTTTGATGTAGTACTTCACAACGCCCACATCGCCTACCGCCGCGCCAAGGCCGTCTTCATACAGCTCCTGCAACATCAGCGGGGTATTATCAAAACGTTTGATATCGGTGCTGTTTTTACCCAATACATCCGAAACCACGATATCGCCGGTGCTGGAGTTCACTACGCCGACTTTCTGGCCTTTCAGCGCGGCGAGGGCGTTCACCGCAGAGTCTTTCGCCACCACAATGGACTGATCCGCCGGGAAATAGGGCGCAGAGAAATCGACCATTTGCTGACGTTTGTCGGTGATGGTAATGCCGGAAATAATGATGTCGCGATCGCCGGAGTTAAGGGTGGCGAAAATCCCTTCCCACGGCGTATTCACCAGCTTAATGTCAAATCCTTCCGCTTTGGCGATCGCTTTGATGATGTCGATATCAAAGCCTTCCAGCTGTTTTTGGCTGTTTTCGAATTCAAACGGACGATAGGTTCCGCCAGAGCCCACGACATAGGTTTGCGCCGCCGCAACAGTTTGCGCGGCCAACGCTGCCAGTAAACATCCCGCCAGTGCAATTTTCTTCAACATGATTCATCCCCTAAATAATCAATTTTGTTAATTATGCGATTTTAGTGAATAAAAATACACTAACGTTTTTATGAACTCAACCTTGCGTGGGTTCTCAAAAAGACTTTTCGCATCGAAAAGTGTCAGTCTGCTTTCTTTTCGTCCATTCCCTTTTTCCCCTGCGCATCAAACAATTAACTGACTTCTGACACCTGCATTCATCACCATAAAGGGGAAAACACCCATGAGCGAATCACATCAAACTCACGACTGGTTAGGCCTTGCCGGGCGCATCTTTGCGGTCAGCGGCGCGGCGAGCGGAATTGGCGAGGCCATCGCTACGGCGCTGGCACAACAGGGGGCCGATGTCGCCCTGCTCGACCGTAACCCGGAGGGCTGCGAAGCAGTAAAACAGCGGCTTGCAGCGTATCCGGGGCGGCGTTTAGTGGTGGCCTGCGATGTCAGCAGCGAAGCGCAAATCAAGGAAGCGGCGTTGAGCGTGCGAGAAAAACTGGGGCCGTGCAGCGGGCTGGTGAACGCCGCCGGGATTTTGCGCCCGGCTGGGCTTGCGGACATTAGCGTTGAGCAATGGCAGGCCCAACTGGCGGTCAACCTGACCGGCTATCTGCTGTGCGCGCGCGAGTTTGCCCATGACATGCGTCAGGCAGGTAGCGGCAGCATTGTGCATATTGGCTCCATCTCCGGGCGTATTCCGCAGCCGTGGAGTGGCGCGTACAGCCCCGGCAAAGCGGCGGTTGGCCTGTTATCACAACAGATTGCCGTGGAATGGGGTACTGATGGCATACGCAGTAACGTGGTCGCGCCGGGGATGATCGAAACGGCATTGACCGCAGACTATTATGCGCAACCGGGCGTACGCGAGAGCCGCGAAGCGTTCACCGCCAGCCAGCGCATTGGCAAGCCGGAAGATATCGCGAATGCGGTACTGTTCCTGCTGAGCGACAAATCAGGGTATATCAACGGCGCGGAACTGGGCGTCGATGGCGGGCTGCCCACCATGCTGATGGGGAAACTGCCGCGACCAGGGTTTAGCGGAAAATAAACACAAATGCCTGCTCGCGACTAGGCGTGGGCAGGCGTCTCACAGGTTGCGGTCGGTTTGTCACGAAATCCGCGCGGGGATGCGCCCGTTGCGCGCCGGAAAAAGCGCGAAAAATAGGTCGCATCGCTGAAGCCAAGGTAATCTGAAATCTGACTCACCGTCATGCTGGTGTACAGCAGGCTACGTTTCGCCTCCAGCAGCAGGCGCTGATGTACGACGCTCAGGGCGCTACAGCCGTGAAACTCCCGGCACAGCGTGTTGAGATGAACGCCGGACATGCCAATCTCACTGGCGTAATGCGCCACCGGGAAGTGCTCGCGATAATGATTTTCCACCAGTTGGTTGAAACGACGAATGGCGGCGCGCTTGCGCTCTACTTTATCGCTGGCGCTCGGCTGCGGTGCGGCCTGGCGGTTCAGCCATACCATCAGGGCGCTGAGCAGGGAGTGGATCATCATATCGCGCGCATCGTTATCAGACTGATATTCCTGTTGGAGCGTCTCGAAAAGTGACTGAATTTTCTCCCGCGAATCGCCTACCGGGACGCAGGTGGCCTGATTTAACACCTGTAGCGGGCGGCCAAACTGCTGCTCGAACTGCGCCACCAGCGGGGCGGCAAGCGAGAGGGAAAACCCTTCCGTTCCGGGTGAAAAACGAAAACCGTGCACACAAAGCGCGGGGATTATCTGGATGCAGGCGTCCTCGAAAGTGTGCGTCACGCCTTCGATTTCAATTTCGCCCTGCCCTTTGTGGACGTAGAGAAGCTGGATGAGATCCGTATGTTGATGCACGCGGATACACCAGTCATAGAGGCTGCTGCGGCTGTGAATCGATTCGCAATGCAGCAAATCCGGCGTCGGCCAGTGCAGACTTTCACCGTAGAGCTTAAAGACCGGAATGCTGTTGGTCAGGTTCATGGTGCCTCCATTGGGGAATGGCCGGATGCGCTACGCTTATCCGGCCTACAAGTTAACCCATGCTTTTTGAAAGTGTCGTCGCCCGAATTAACCGCGTCTCCTGCGCCACAATAAATGGTTCCGACGCCTTTAAATAGGCGGCAAATCCCGGATGCGAGTCGCGCAACTGACTCCGGCGTTCATACTCCGCCAGGCTTTCGTACCCCCACAGGTGAACAAACTGGTTCTGCGGGCCCACAAAGCTTGTGTAGAACCCCAGCGGGTGCCCCAGCGTTTCCAGCAAAATCGGCATCGCCAGCGCATCAAAGACCTCGATGAACTCGTTCATCTTACGCAGGCGGATGGTGTAAATGCGGTGATCGACAATCGGCATTGTATTCATTTGGCCTCCTGGGTCTGGTGCGTCGGCCAGCCCAGCGGCCCGAAGCGGTCATACGGTTTCGGCCACGGCGGCGTTTCGCCGAGGGCAATCGCGGCATGAATCGGCCAGTTCGGGTCGTCGAGCATCCCGCGTCCAATAGCGACCAGATCCGCCCTCCCCTCCTGCAAAATCTCTTCCGCCTGCTGCGCTTCATAAATCAGACCAACGGTTATCACCACCGCGTCCGGCAATGCCTCTTTGATCGCCGCCGCAAACGGCACCATGTAACCGGGCTTATCCGCTGGCGGCGTTTGGTTGTAGATATTGTAGCCGCCAGAAACATGAAGATAATCATAGCCCAGCGCATGAAGTTCGCGGGCAAACTGCACGGCTTCTTCCAGGCCTAAACCGCCTTGCGCAAATTCGCCGCCGTTGAAACGCACACCTAACAGCTGCGTTTTCGGCCACGCATCGCGCAGCGCTTTTGCTACGCGCAACGGGAAACGCATCCGGTTTTCCGGGCTGCCGCCGTACTCATCCTGGCGCTGGTTGCTGAGCGGCGACAGGAACTGATTGAGCAGATAACCGTTAGCAGCGTGCAGCTCAACGAAATCGACGCCAGCCTCCCGCGCACGCGACGCCGCCGCGACAAAGCCGTCGATTATGCGCGTCATGCCCGCTTCGTCGAGTTCTTCCGGCACGCGCCAGCCGGGTTTGTAAGGAACGGCGGAGGGCGCGACCGTCGGCCAGCCGCCCTCTTCGTCAGACAGTGAAGCGCCCTGATTACGCCACGGCGGATTGGTGCCCGCCTTGCGCCCCGCATGGTTAAGCTGCACGCCAATTGGCGTGGCGCTGTAGGTGCGAATATCCGCCAGCAGCTTTTTCAGAGCCTGCGCCTGCTCGTCATTCCACAGGCCAAGGCAGTGCGGCGTAATACGCCCGTCCGGCGTCACGCCGTTCGCTTCACAAATCACCAGCCCGGCACCGGAAATCGCCAGCCCGCCAATATGCTGAGCGTGCCACGGCGTGGCGATACCGTCGCTGGCGGCGGAATATTGCGACATCGGCGGGACGACAATACGGTTGGTCAGCGTTAACGGCCCCACGGTAAGGGGCGTAAAGAGTGTAGACATAATTATCTCCGAATTCAGGATGCTTCACGCTGAGGCAGCGCTGTGGTTTCACCGCGTGCGGCAAGGGAGTTGGCAGCGATATAGCCGAAGGTAGCGGCAGGCCCGATGGTGATCCCTGCGCCGGGGTAACTGCCGCCCATGATGCTTGCCATCTCATTTCCGGCGGCGTACAGGCCGGGAATGGGCAAGCCCTGCAAGTCGAGCACGCGCGCCTCGCCATCGGTTTTCAGACCGTGGAAGGTGCCAAGGTCGCCCATAAACAGCTTCACGGCGTAAAACGGCCCTTGTTCAATGGGCGCAACGCAGGGATTTGGCTGATGGTTGGTATCGCCAAGATAGCGGTTATACGCTGACTCGCCACGGCCAAACTGAGTATCTTTCCCGCGCCGGGCATCGGCATTAAAGGCGGTAACCGTATGATTTAAGGCAGCAACGGGGACCCCCATCTTCTCTGCCAGTTCCGTCAGCGTTTTGCCCTTCAGCAGATAGCCGTTGCGGGTATACAGCGAAACGGGCAATGGCGCAGGCTTGGCGAACCCCATGCCATATTTACGCAAGGCTTTGTGGTCGCAGATTTGCCACGCAAAGGTTTCGCTATCGTCGCGGCAGGTTTCAATCATGGCGATACCGACGTCATGATAGGAGTCCGCTTCATTACAAAAACGCACGCCGTGGCGATTCACCATGATGAAGCCGGGTTTGTAGCGATCGACCAGATGCGGGAAGACAAATTGCTGGCGGCCAATCTGCACTTTCGATGCCGGGATCCATGCCGCACCGTTCGGATAACTGTTATCAAAGCGCGCGCCAACGCGTTCGGCCATCGCAATGCCGTCGCCGGTGTCCGCGCCCGGCGGCGTTGGTGAAAGCTGAATGCCACCGCGTTTAACGTGCGGATACAACCTCTTCAGCCGCTCATCATCGCGGGCAAAACCACCAGACGCCAGCACCACGCCGCGCTTTGCATACAGAGATACCCGCTCGCCGTCGCGCTCAGCGACCACGCCGCGTACCACGCCGTTTTCCACAATCAGCTCTTTGACGGCCATCCCGGTATGAATCGGCACGCCCAGGTCACGCGCCGAGCACGCCAGCCGTGCGACCACCGCATTGCCGCCGTTCGCGGTAATGCCGCGACCATAGCGGGCAATTTCCAGCAGATGACGGCTCAGCCGTTTCACCACGTAGGCGAAAGATTTCAGCGAGCGGGTAGCATTGAAGAAGTGTTTGAGATCGTTATTCGACGAGCTGAACATCATCCCCATAAAGGTGATGGTGCGTAGCGGTTTACGCAGCCGTTTCATGTCATCGCCCAGCTCGCGGATGTCGAACGCTTCCGGTACCACCGACCGCCCGCGCATCACGCCGCCCGGCGCATCCGGGTGGTAATCGGGATATTGATAGAGGTTACAGCGAAAACGCGTTTTCTCTTCAAAAACGCGCAGCATCTGCGGCGCCTGTTGCAGGAAAGCCTCCACCAGCTCCGGGCGGTAGCTTTCACCCGCTTCGCTACGCAAATAAGTACGCGCTGCGTCGGGAGAGTCCTCAATGCCCTGTTGCTGCGCCAGATGATTGTTGGGGATCCACAGCACGCCGCCGGAAAACGCCGTCGTGCCGCCGAAAACGGCTTCTTTCTCGATGACCTGTACATCCAGCCCATTCAGGCCCGCCGTCACCGCAGCCGAGAGACCGCCTACGCCGCTGCCAACCACCAGAACGTCACACTCGCGTGCCGGTTGCTTCATCGTCATAAGTCCCTCCCCTTATCCCTAAGAAGAAGACACTTGCCAGGATTGTTCATAGGGTACCTCGCAGATGAATGTTCTAATTTGTTTAATTTATGTTTGAATTTTGTTTCATCTGCATTTTTGACAGGCTGAAAGGGAAAAAGAAGGCCAGTTTGTAAGTAAAACTTGCACTTTTCGACAATGACGCAGAAGTGTGGAATGAATCAAAGTTTTGTCTGGGGAGAAGACAACAGAAAAAGAAGCCGTTCCGGCCTACCTGCACCGGAACGTAAAAACGGATAATGGCTTAAAAAATAAAGAGCAGTATAAAAATGTTCATCAAGGCGATGAGCAACAAAAATCCATATAAAGCGATTTCATCATGCATATGAAATATAATACTTTTTATGCCGTCGCATCCTTTCAGCACGTCAGCGTTAAATGTTATAGAGACTCTCGTTAAGAAACATTAAAACATGCGTAAAGAGAATTACAATGCGTAAGAATAACGAAAAAGATCGTTTATATCAGCGTCCATCTTTTTCTCTACCCGCTGCTTGGCAGCATAAACGCTACGTACTCCCAAATTAAATGTTTCAGCCACTACGACACAATCCTGGCCCGCACTTAAGTCATGTAAGATGCTAAATTCCAGTCTGGATAAAACTTCGCCACGAACGGTCATTGGATGATGCCCCAGAAATTTTCTTTTAATTTTCTCAGCGATGGTGTCTATTTTTTCGCCGGGATACAAAATCAAAAAGATATTATCGTCGTTTTTAAACCAATAGTTAGCCAACGCCTGCAGATGTTTATCACAAACAAGGATTATTTTAAGTTTGGTTTCTATCAATGCATCCAGCCATGCCCTGCTTAAAAAACTTCTAAAGTAACTAATTGAGAAATCTACAAAAACACAACCAGAGTAGATCCAGGTATGGCTTTTCTTCAATACACCTTCCGTGATACCCAGCGCAAAAAAACTACTGCCTTCAGGCCATGTGCTAAAACAAAAGCTCTGGCAAAATGAGATCCGTACGGATGTTGTAGGTTTTATCTCACAATTTAAAGGGCACGTAATACAGCTTAATTTGTTTAAATTAACTTCAGAGAACATTCTGCCACCCTCCTCCCTTTTGTAATTATATAGTTCCATTGACATAAATCCTTGTCAACGGCTTCCCTGCCCGGCCTGAAGCATACCAATACAGCTAAAACCAACATATACGACAATATTCCTGGTTTAATAAATAAACGCCAAAAAACACGCTTTTAAAAATCAACACTTAAATAATAAACATTCTTATAACACTGACATCATCCAGGATAATTGCGGCTATCACTAAGAATTTTACCACGAGAAAAAAGTACCAAATATGTGATACCACTTCTTATATCAGAGGTAATACCTAATGATAATTATTTTAATATAGAGGTTATTTGCAAAAGACTGAAATGACCACAAAATAAAAATGAAATATTGTTTCCACATGTAAGTGGAAATTGATTATCATTTGTTATTATCACTATCTAGTGAGATTTTCATCTAACTAAAATCTCAAATTCAAAATAAATTCCTGCCTTTAACCCGCTTTGCGTTTTTTTTGCAGTGTTGCGCAAAAAATTTTTACTGCCGCGCAAGCGCTTGAATGACAGCGCGCCCTGGTTCACACTATCAGTAAGGTGATGGCGTTCCACCTTCCCCAACCGCCTCGTTCTGAGGCTAATGACGCCTGATATGACTCTCATTCACGATGGGGCGTGTCAGGCTGGTCGTTTTCTCTCCAGCTCAACATGCTTCCCTGACAAGGTTTAAGCAATGATAAATGTACTTGGTCACCTTCATCCGGATAGCGATGCCGTTTGCACTGCGTATATGGCAAGCCGCTGGCTTACGCTTCGCGGTCTTCAGGCACAGGCCTGGCGCTGTGGAGAAATTAATCGCGAAACCCGATTTATATTTGAACAGGCTGCACTGCCGGTTCCCGACTTACTTACTGACTCTCTTGCCGATCGCGATGTCTGGCTGGTCGATTTTACCGAGCCCACTCAGGGCCCTGCCTCTTTAGCTGAGAGTAACGTTGTCGGCATCATCGATCACCACCGTCTTGGCGGCCTGGTGACGCGCCTGCCACCGGAAGTGTGGGTGAAGCCGGTAGGCAGCAGCAGTACGCTACTGTGGCAATTGATGACACCAGAGATCCGCCGCATGGTAACGCCTGCCGAAGCGCTATTAATGCTGGGTGCGGTGATAAGCGACACCGTTGCGCTTCGCTCCCCCACCACGACCTCTGATGACACGCTTGCCGTTGAAGAACTGTCGACCCTCGCCGGCATTGAGAAAGATGCCTTTATCGCCGGGCTACTGACCGCGAAAACCAGCATTGAGGGGTTAAGTGGGAAAGCGCTGCTGAATAAAGATATCAAAACCTTCCAGATCCAGGGCGTGAAGGTTAACGCCGCACAGATTGAGCTGTTTTCATTAAATCAGGTGGATGCTGTACTGGATGAGTTGCAGGAAGAGATGGCGCTGAATATCCAGGAAACCGGCGCGCAACTGGTGGTGGTCATGCTGACGGATATCAATGCCGGGTATTCGACGCTCTACTTTGCCGTGCCGAAAGGCCAGCAAGAAGACGCACCCTGCTTAGTCGAAGGGATGCTGAGCCGTAAAAAACAGTTGTTGCCGTGGCTTGAGAACTATCTTGCTAAGGGGAAATGACGGTTTGCAGTGAAATGGTACGCCCTACAGGATTCGAACCTGTGACCCACGACTTAGAAGGTCGTTGCTCTATCCAACTGAGCTAAGGGCGCACTGAAGAAGTTGTTACTTCACGGGGGTGAAACGCGAGGAATTATACGGTCACCGGGCGGTGAGTCAATCCATTTCAATGTGAAATCAGGGTTGTTCGTTAGGATGAGCATAACGCGAACAGCCCTTGTCTTTTTTTTAACCACTCTTCTTACAGCAGCCCTGGTGCTGCGAAAACCCTTACTTAACTTTAAGCATTGCCTTAGAGAAGAACCTGCCTCTGGTGTCACAATGTCTGCAACTGGCTGTTTGACCGCATCGTTAGATAAGCTATAAGTGAAGACGCGCGTGACGGCGCCAGGAAGAGAAGCATGCGCATCGCAATTCGCAGAGAAAGGAGGCGTCGTTCAGGCACCGATCACCCCGGATTTAAGAATCCACACGCCTGGCCCCCGTTTTTTGATAGACTCGAACGCCTGACTCACTCACTTGCCCTCACGCACAAAACCGACTCCCCTCATTTTATTCTGGTCAGCAGCGATCAATTCTTGCGGCAAGGGTTTCGTTTCGCCCCTTATCCTTTAAGCAACGGCTGGGTAACGTCAACGCTGGATAATGCGCTGGACCTGCTCCCCAAAGCACCGGGCGTACAGTTGCTGGTCGATATTTACTACACCGATGCGCCAGCCATCGAAACGTTGGATCGCTTGCGTCGCATCAGTTTCGAGTATCCACAAAATTTTATTCATCTGATTGCGCCGACACAGGATAAAAAAGCCCTGCGCTTTATGAAAGCAGTGACGGCACTACGGATAATCAGTCGACATTCGCCGTTTCGTACCCTGCGCAAAAAACTGCTCATGCCTCAGCCGATACAGTTCAACCGGAAAAGCCATTTTTCGCGCGATGAGTGGCTCATTCTGATGGCGCTGACCCAGGGGCGTTCGTTGAAATCTATTGCCAGCGATCATGACAAAGATTACCACAGGATTATCTATCGCCTGGCGCGCATTGTTGACCGGCTCAAGCTTCAGCATCGTTCAGAACTTATTCACTTGCTGCAAAATCTTTCCGCTAGTTCAAACTGACATTATCGTTAACCTCATAAATCTTAGAATGTTTTAAGAAATTACTTAATTGAAATGATCTTTTATTGTTAAATTTATACAAATTTGCAAAATTTATAACTATTCCTAAAGGCCATTCATCTGTAGTAAAACACGCTCAGAATAAAGCACTACGAAGAGCATTCTGCTACTCAGTATTCAGATGAAGACCACGTAATTCACACTTCGCACAGAAGTTTTGCCAGGTAACCACCAGCTTTAGTAGGGTTTCACAGCGTAATGACTACAAATACCTTTCCTGACTTCCCGATAGCACCGATTCAGATCAAAAGGAATTTTTAAAGGAATAATCGACGAATTGCGCCAGTCTGGTTATGTTTACCGATCTGTTTTTCTACATAAATTGCGCCATATCAATTAACATATTTTCAACAATCAGCATCTATCTATATTTATCCCAGAGATAAAAGTTATCTTCTCTGAAGGATTTTAAACACCTGGAGGTAAATACCAAAAATAATTTGAATAAACTTTCTGATTAGAACATCATATTAATTACGGATTATTACTACTTTAATAATGCTTTTCGGACAATTCATAGCAAGTATAATAGCCATGTACTTATCGTGTTATAAGAAAAGCCTTTTTCAAGGGTTGAGGCATTGTTTAAGTACCGGACAGAACTGTCACTTTATAATGGTACAAGTAGGGATAGATAATTCCTCTGGAAGTAAGACAAGAATTAAACTATTTATTTATCCATTCGACTTGTAATAGTTTCCGTAAAGGAATCCCACGTAACTATTCCAACAGTCTGAGGCATATAAAGATGAAACCGGCATCCGTTATCATTATGGACGAACACCCTATAGTCAGAATGTCGATCGAGGTCCTGCTACAAAAAAACCCGCAGGTTCAGGTTGTTCTCAAATCCGACAATAGCCATGAAGTTATTGAATACATTAGAAATAATAATGTTGATATGGTTATACTCGATATTGAGCTTTCCGGTTCAGACGGGTTTTCATTACTTAAGCGGATAAAGAACATCAGTGAAAGCACTAAGGTTCTTTTCTTGTCATCCAAATCTGAGTCGTTCTATGCGTGTCGGGCGATCAGGGCTGGCGCAAATGGTTTCGTCAGCAAACGGAAGGATCTGTGTGATATCTATAAAGCAGTGGAGATGCTTCTCGCCGGATATTCATTCTTCCCGGCTGACTCCATGAATATCTTCGGTGGCGGGAACATGCGCAGTAATAAGTTTACCGACATGCCGTTATCTAACAGAGAAATTACCGTACTACGTTATCTTGCTAATGGTTTATCTAATAAAGAGATAGCAGCCCAACTATTGTTGAGCAATAAAACTATTAGCGCGCATAAATCAAATATTTTCACCAAGCTTGGCGTACATACTATCGTTGAATTGATTGATTATGCGAAAGCCCACGAATTACTTTAGCCCTTCATGAATCCCGGCCCCGAAACGGGCCCGGGAAGTCAGTTATAGTTAAGCGTAAAGGTCGCATCCGCATCGGCGCTGCCCGGCTGTGGGTTGTCTGCCGTGGAGATGTAATTAGCGTAAAACGACAGTGTGGCATCCCCTTGTGCGTCGATAGCCACCTCTTTACTCTCCTGTTGTAGCGGTAAGCGAGTTTTGTCCTCATCGAGGATCTCCACCGCAACACGACTTGCCTGGCTTGTGCTATTCAGCGCCAGCAGGGTGTTGTCCTGATCGTCAGGCGTTCCGGCAAAGGTTATCGATACGGCACCCGGCGGGCAGCCGGTTAAGCGAATCGAAAACGGCATCGCCTGGGTTTTGCTGCCCGCGGTTTGCAACTGCTTCGTTGGCCACGTTCCTAACTGCACTTCTTTCGCGCTATCGCTGGCGTTTACCACGCAGCTTAAATCCACAATATTGCCCTGCAACTTTATGTTGACCTCACCCAACGGCGTTGCCGCCTGCACGGAACTTATCATCGCCAGCAACGCCAGGGCGAAAGTGAAATGACGTGGCATCTTGCCTCTCTTAATCGTAATCAACACGAAGATAGCCTCGCGAGGTAAATATCCCTTCAGCCGGTTTATTGCCGGTAATGCTGACCGGCCATGCGCGGATCCCCACCTGCGCCTGCGCCGCGTCATCCAGCCGGAACGGAATGGTGCTGCCCAGCGTATTCGGTGTTAACGGATTGCCGTTTGCATCAGCCACCACGAAGCCTAAATCGGGATTGTCAGAAACCAGCGCATTACCCGAAACTTTTTCAGCCTCAATACGCATAGTCAGGTACGCGTTGGCTTCCACGTTGGTGCATTTAATCCCGATGGTTTTACTCTGCGCAGGCACGCTCGGCGGGCGCTGTCCGACTCCGGCCTGCGAAAAGAGCGATGCGCCAATGTCGCCAAAGTCAAATTCGACCACATTCCCGGCGTTAATTTCACAGCTCTGCGGCACTTCAATGGTGCCGCTATAGCTGATGGTGTAAACGACGGTGGTGAGTGGATCGGCGCTTGTCGTAGTGACATAGAC
Protein-coding regions in this window:
- a CDS encoding DNA-binding response regulator, whose amino-acid sequence is MRIAIRRERRRRSGTDHPGFKNPHAWPPFFDRLERLTHSLALTHKTDSPHFILVSSDQFLRQGFRFAPYPLSNGWVTSTLDNALDLLPKAPGVQLLVDIYYTDAPAIETLDRLRRISFEYPQNFIHLIAPTQDKKALRFMKAVTALRIISRHSPFRTLRKKLLMPQPIQFNRKSHFSRDEWLILMALTQGRSLKSIASDHDKDYHRIIYRLARIVDRLKLQHRSELIHLLQNLSASSN
- the fimZ gene encoding fimbria biosynthesis transcriptional regulator FimZ; the protein is MKPASVIIMDEHPIVRMSIEVLLQKNPQVQVVLKSDNSHEVIEYIRNNNVDMVILDIELSGSDGFSLLKRIKNISESTKVLFLSSKSESFYACRAIRAGANGFVSKRKDLCDIYKAVEMLLAGYSFFPADSMNIFGGGNMRSNKFTDMPLSNREITVLRYLANGLSNKEIAAQLLLSNKTISAHKSNIFTKLGVHTIVELIDYAKAHELL
- the sfmF gene encoding fimbria assembly protein, with protein sequence MPRHFTFALALLAMISSVQAATPLGEVNIKLQGNIVDLSCVVNASDSAKEVQLGTWPTKQLQTAGSKTQAMPFSIRLTGCPPGAVSITFAGTPDDQDNTLLALNSTSQASRVAVEILDEDKTRLPLQQESKEVAIDAQGDATLSFYANYISTADNPQPGSADADATFTLNYN